A region of Paenibacillus thiaminolyticus DNA encodes the following proteins:
- a CDS encoding MATE family efflux transporter, with the protein MKNWKNILLLAIPSLLSFATQTVVGTVNLIMVGHLGAIVIAIVGVVNIIIYNAFALFSGIGHTVNYLVAQNYGANDMRNGIRRTYIALYISALVGMLLLVIGIFFSDHILWLTTGSKEIADQGTYYLQLRIIAQAFGIVSFALHGFLRGVGDTRTSMILSIVSNVTIVTLVYALTFGHFGLPELGLNGAGYAILAGEAIGFVLALFVFFVAKNKQFHTRIGVRPRTSEVKELGGESFKLGMQEFSMSLSMFIFTMFVARLGTTALAANEIALNVMAFGFMPAFAFGATATIMVGQEVGRGSPLKGRRAGTDVAIMGSIFILLLGAAEFVFAEPIARLYNSTEPEVFHLAAILIMTSAFLQLFDALYNFYAGALRGIGDTTFLMRASLVTSWLIFVPLAYVFIYVFEWGSIGAWLSLYLYLMVLGISLMVRFYRTDWSGITIRKSAPAEHAAGM; encoded by the coding sequence ATGAAAAACTGGAAAAATATATTGCTGCTGGCGATCCCGTCGCTGCTCTCCTTCGCGACGCAGACGGTCGTCGGCACGGTTAATCTGATCATGGTTGGCCATCTCGGCGCGATTGTCATTGCGATCGTCGGAGTGGTCAATATTATCATTTACAATGCGTTCGCCCTGTTCTCCGGCATCGGGCATACGGTCAACTATCTCGTGGCGCAGAACTATGGCGCTAATGATATGCGGAACGGCATCCGGCGCACCTATATCGCGCTCTACATCAGCGCGTTGGTCGGGATGCTGCTGCTTGTGATCGGCATCTTTTTCTCCGATCATATTTTGTGGCTCACGACCGGCTCGAAGGAGATTGCGGACCAGGGCACTTATTATTTGCAATTGCGGATTATCGCGCAGGCCTTCGGCATCGTCTCGTTCGCGCTGCACGGCTTCCTGCGGGGCGTCGGGGACACTCGCACGTCGATGATTTTGTCCATCGTCAGTAACGTGACGATTGTAACGTTAGTATACGCGCTGACGTTCGGGCATTTCGGCCTGCCGGAATTGGGGTTGAACGGAGCGGGATATGCGATTCTGGCCGGGGAGGCCATCGGATTTGTGCTAGCGCTGTTCGTCTTCTTCGTCGCGAAAAATAAGCAGTTCCATACGCGGATCGGGGTACGTCCCCGTACGTCCGAGGTGAAGGAACTGGGCGGAGAGAGCTTCAAGCTCGGCATGCAGGAATTCTCGATGAGCCTCTCCATGTTCATCTTCACGATGTTCGTCGCCCGGCTGGGCACGACCGCCCTCGCGGCCAATGAGATTGCATTGAATGTGATGGCCTTCGGCTTCATGCCGGCATTCGCCTTCGGCGCGACGGCGACGATCATGGTCGGGCAGGAGGTCGGGCGCGGCTCGCCGCTCAAGGGACGGCGCGCCGGAACCGACGTCGCGATTATGGGCTCGATCTTCATCCTGCTGCTAGGCGCGGCGGAATTTGTTTTCGCGGAGCCGATCGCCCGGCTATACAACAGCACCGAGCCGGAAGTGTTCCATCTTGCCGCAATTCTGATTATGACGTCGGCGTTCCTGCAGCTGTTCGATGCGCTTTATAATTTCTACGCCGGCGCTCTGCGCGGAATCGGGGACACGACCTTCCTGATGCGCGCGTCGCTCGTGACGAGCTGGCTTATTTTCGTGCCGCTTGCTTATGTGTTCATTTATGTGTTCGAATGGGGCAGCATCGGCGCATGGCTGTCGCTGTATCTGTATCTTATGGTGCTAGGCATCTCGCTTATGGTTCGGTTCTACCGGACCGATTGGAGCGGCATCACGATTCGGAAGTCAGCACCGGCCGAGCATGCCGCGGGAATGTAA
- a CDS encoding PfkB family carbohydrate kinase has product MTDLITRLKNTRSDAKVLVLGAAVIDVIIQLDLLPRTGEDVSAEHKETLVGGCAYNVAHILKQLQVDHDLFVPVGAGAYADIIRKQLQADGYPLLIEEDNGDNGWNLSIVEQDGERTFITIPGIETKWKPAWFEQRRVEQYDYIYLSGYELEGPSGQVILDALAARKSSCRIIFDPSPRVTFMDQATLRRVLGMNTILHLNRAELSGLTGKQELNDAVQEAHRQTGQPVVVTLGQGGTLLFTSEGSEILPARKVTVVDTIGAGDSHTGAFIAGLASGLPLREACLLGNDIAGQVVQQQGGRWSF; this is encoded by the coding sequence ATGACCGATCTGATAACTCGACTGAAGAATACGCGCAGCGATGCGAAAGTGCTCGTGCTGGGCGCCGCCGTTATCGATGTGATTATCCAACTGGATTTGCTGCCCCGAACGGGAGAAGATGTGTCGGCCGAGCATAAAGAAACCCTTGTCGGCGGGTGCGCCTACAATGTAGCCCATATTTTGAAGCAATTGCAGGTCGATCACGATCTCTTCGTCCCCGTAGGTGCTGGCGCCTATGCGGATATCATCAGGAAGCAGCTGCAGGCCGACGGCTACCCGCTGCTGATCGAAGAGGATAACGGTGATAACGGCTGGAATCTATCGATTGTCGAGCAGGACGGAGAACGAACATTCATTACGATTCCCGGAATCGAAACGAAATGGAAGCCGGCTTGGTTCGAACAGCGCCGCGTGGAGCAATATGATTATATCTATTTGAGCGGCTACGAGCTGGAGGGGCCTTCCGGCCAAGTCATCCTGGACGCGTTAGCTGCCAGGAAGTCATCCTGCCGGATCATTTTCGACCCGAGCCCAAGAGTTACATTCATGGATCAGGCGACGCTGCGGCGCGTACTGGGCATGAATACGATCTTGCATTTGAATCGTGCGGAGCTGAGCGGATTAACGGGCAAGCAGGAACTGAATGACGCCGTTCAGGAGGCGCACCGGCAGACCGGCCAGCCCGTCGTAGTGACGCTGGGCCAAGGCGGCACGCTGCTCTTCACTTCCGAAGGAAGCGAAATATTGCCGGCACGCAAAGTAACCGTCGTCGACACGATCGGAGCCGGCGATTCGCATACGGGCGCCTTCATCGCTGGCCTCGCCAGCGGCTTGCCGCTGCGGGAGGCTTGTCTGCTCGGCAACGACATTGCGGGGCAGGTCGTGCAGCAGCAGGGAGGCAGATGGAGCTTCTAG
- a CDS encoding purine-cytosine permease family protein → MNTQESSVFLPAAERNGTPKELFFIWFASNIGILGVVYGAMIVGFQLSFLQSLLAAAAGALSFALVGYLSLAGRDTGATTFVLSRAAFGFKGNYIPTFMGWLNLVGWLAVNVVTGTLTLLALFNVFGVSSNQFLTVMSLLIFTALIIVSSVFGQDALVKIQTFFTYVFGGLTLLVLLILIPKTNWPELMNMSNGDWLTGFLPAVSIIIAGTGISWSIAAADYSCYQKPTQSSRSVFTRVTFGAFIPLFVIMSVGVLMSTSVPDLAASANPIEVISQALPRWMTILYFVTALGGLIPQCIISLKSARVNLETLNIRVKDSTSVIIHAIIMILIPIYTLFVSENFMGNFQTFLGLLGIGMAAWAATFMIDYVKIRKAAGYDQRLLADPDYNQANYRGIISWLAGVIVGFMFTNSPFFDGPFARGIFQDNSLGVLLAFAVSALIYFILLSANSRK, encoded by the coding sequence ATGAACACGCAGGAATCTTCGGTTTTTTTACCTGCTGCGGAAAGAAACGGAACGCCTAAGGAACTGTTTTTCATTTGGTTTGCCAGCAATATCGGAATTTTGGGCGTCGTCTATGGAGCGATGATTGTCGGATTTCAATTGAGCTTCCTGCAATCTCTGCTGGCTGCGGCGGCAGGCGCGCTCTCTTTCGCGTTGGTAGGCTATTTAAGCTTGGCCGGAAGAGATACAGGCGCGACGACCTTCGTTCTGTCCAGAGCCGCCTTCGGCTTTAAAGGCAACTACATCCCTACGTTTATGGGCTGGCTCAACCTCGTCGGCTGGCTGGCCGTCAACGTTGTGACAGGGACATTGACGCTATTGGCGCTGTTTAATGTTTTTGGCGTAAGCTCGAATCAATTCCTAACCGTAATGTCTCTGCTCATCTTTACCGCATTAATCATCGTCTCCAGTGTGTTCGGACAAGACGCGCTCGTCAAGATTCAAACCTTTTTCACCTATGTCTTTGGCGGTTTGACGCTTCTCGTCCTGTTAATCTTGATTCCGAAAACCAATTGGCCGGAATTGATGAATATGAGCAACGGCGATTGGTTAACCGGCTTCCTGCCTGCTGTGTCGATCATTATTGCCGGCACGGGAATCAGCTGGTCGATCGCAGCCGCCGACTACAGTTGCTATCAGAAGCCGACTCAGTCATCGCGCTCCGTATTTACCCGCGTAACATTCGGGGCGTTCATTCCGTTGTTCGTCATTATGAGCGTCGGCGTGCTGATGAGCACTTCGGTGCCGGACTTGGCGGCCTCGGCCAACCCAATCGAGGTCATTAGCCAGGCGCTGCCGCGCTGGATGACCATTCTCTACTTTGTAACCGCTCTCGGCGGCTTGATTCCGCAATGTATTATTAGCTTGAAGTCGGCGCGAGTGAATTTGGAAACGTTGAATATTCGAGTAAAAGACTCTACATCAGTCATCATTCATGCGATTATTATGATTCTGATTCCGATATACACGCTGTTCGTATCGGAAAACTTCATGGGCAACTTCCAGACGTTCCTGGGACTGCTCGGCATCGGCATGGCGGCTTGGGCGGCTACCTTCATGATCGACTATGTCAAAATTAGAAAAGCAGCCGGGTACGATCAGCGCTTGCTCGCAGACCCCGACTACAATCAGGCGAATTATCGAGGGATAATCAGTTGGTTAGCCGGCGTCATCGTCGGGTTCATGTTTACCAATTCGCCGTTTTTCGACGGTCCTTTTGCCAGAGGCATTTTCCAGGATAATAGTCTGGGCGTACTCTTGGCCTTTGCCGTAAGCGCTCTGATCTATTTCATACTCTTGTCCGCTAATTCCAGGAAATAG